Proteins encoded within one genomic window of Prochlorococcus marinus str. MIT 9515:
- the guaA gene encoding glutamine-hydrolyzing GMP synthase, protein MGKNLLKKERDPSILILDFGSQYSELIARRIREANVFSLVVSNFISTKEIQDINPQGIILSGGPNSVYEDNAPKCDQNIFNLGIPVLGICYGMQLMVKELGGTVTPANNRSEYGRAPIKIDFESDLLSSVKDKSIMWMSHGDSINHLPNGFIKIAHTENTLHAAISNKEKKLFGVQFHPEVIHSEYGMTVIKNFVYSISKCKADWNTETFLEETIPRIKEQVGDKKVLLALSGGVDSSTLAFLLNKAIGKQLTCMFIDQGFMRKGEPEFLMEFFAKKFHIKVEYINARERFLHKLNGVTDPEEKRKIIGGEFIRVFEEESHRLGPFEYLAQGTLYPDVIESAGTNLDPKTGERIAVKIKSHHNVGGLPKDLQFKLVEPLRKLFKDEVRKLGNALGLPDEIIKRHPFPGPGLAIRILGEVSIEKLNCLRDADWIVRDEIKKAGLYNDIWQAFAVLLPVKTVGVMGDKRTYAWPVVLRCVSSEDGMTADWSRIPYETLERISNRIVNEVAQVNRVVFDITSKPPGTIEWE, encoded by the coding sequence ATGGGAAAAAATTTATTAAAAAAAGAGAGAGATCCTTCAATATTAATATTAGATTTTGGATCTCAATATTCCGAACTGATTGCAAGAAGAATACGAGAGGCAAACGTATTTTCTCTCGTTGTAAGCAACTTTATTTCTACTAAAGAGATTCAGGATATAAATCCTCAAGGGATTATTTTAAGTGGGGGCCCAAATTCTGTATATGAAGATAATGCGCCTAAATGTGACCAAAACATTTTCAATTTAGGTATTCCAGTTTTGGGTATATGTTATGGAATGCAATTAATGGTTAAAGAGTTAGGGGGTACCGTTACTCCAGCAAATAATAGATCTGAATATGGAAGGGCTCCAATCAAAATTGATTTCGAAAGCGATTTGCTTTCTAGTGTTAAAGATAAATCAATTATGTGGATGAGCCATGGAGATTCTATAAATCACTTACCTAATGGTTTTATTAAAATTGCTCATACAGAAAATACGCTTCATGCTGCAATATCAAATAAAGAAAAAAAGTTATTTGGTGTTCAATTTCATCCTGAAGTAATTCATTCAGAGTATGGAATGACTGTAATTAAAAACTTTGTTTACTCTATTTCGAAATGTAAGGCAGATTGGAATACTGAAACTTTTTTAGAGGAAACAATCCCAAGAATTAAGGAACAAGTGGGTGATAAGAAAGTTTTACTTGCTCTTTCAGGGGGAGTGGATTCATCAACTCTTGCTTTTCTTCTCAATAAAGCTATTGGTAAGCAGCTTACATGTATGTTTATAGATCAAGGTTTTATGAGAAAAGGTGAACCTGAATTTTTAATGGAATTTTTTGCTAAAAAATTTCATATTAAAGTTGAATACATCAATGCTAGGGAAAGATTTCTACATAAATTAAATGGAGTAACTGATCCAGAAGAAAAACGTAAAATTATTGGTGGGGAATTTATTAGAGTTTTTGAAGAGGAAAGTCACAGATTAGGTCCTTTTGAATATTTGGCTCAAGGTACTCTCTACCCAGATGTTATTGAAAGTGCTGGAACGAATTTAGATCCCAAGACTGGTGAGCGTATCGCAGTAAAAATAAAAAGTCATCATAATGTAGGTGGTTTGCCAAAAGATTTGCAATTTAAATTAGTTGAACCATTAAGAAAACTTTTTAAAGATGAGGTAAGGAAACTTGGTAATGCTCTTGGATTACCTGATGAAATTATTAAAAGACATCCATTTCCAGGCCCGGGCTTAGCAATAAGAATTTTAGGTGAAGTTTCTATTGAAAAACTCAACTGTTTGAGAGATGCAGATTGGATAGTAAGAGATGAAATAAAAAAAGCAGGACTTTATAATGATATTTGGCAAGCGTTTGCTGTCCTTCTACCTGTGAAAACTGTCGGGGTGATGGGAGACAAAAGAACTTATGCTTGGCCAGTGGTTTTACGATGTGTATCAAGTGAAGATGGAATGACGGCAGATTGGTCAAGAATTCCTTACGAAACCTTGGAGAGGATTTCTAACAGAATTGTTAATGAAGTAGCTCAGGTGAATAGAGTTGTTTTCGATATTACTAGCAAGCCTCCAGGGACAATTGAGTGGGAGTGA
- a CDS encoding DEAD/DEAH box helicase: protein MATFDEFYASLDPDIGIRGKQFEKFVKWFLKTDPTWASQIDEVWLWNDYPKRWGADCGIDLIFTQKNGKTWAVQSKCVSPNNDIKKSEIDSFLSESSDSKIDGRLLIASTDGIGKNAQQVINRQEKQVVCFLLEQFRQSEIEFPSSMEDLNQGKRKKKKTPRPHQIEAIEKVSERLKTADRGQVLMACGTGKTLTSLWIKEKMKAKQVLVLVPSLSLLSQTLKEWNSEANHDFKWICVCSDKSVAKDKKEDEWISNTSEIGVPVTNDPLEIKLFLDESSPKVVFSTYQSAQLIVEAQEHHDTDDFDLVIADEAHRCAGKVSDSFGSVLDERKIKASKRLFFTATPRILSKQIKTQAKINEISVISMDDKSLFGDIFYQLNFSKAIEKKLLSDYQVVVVGVDDPMVHEKINNRDLVTIPDELNTDAETLASHIALAKATKDHKLNRLITFHSRINSAREFAHQHNKIINWLSQFENFQSNNFITNISGDMPAKERNKRINKLKNIDGNELGILCNARCLSEGVDVPNLDGIAFIDPRKSQIDIIQAVGRAIRKSEDKSIGTIVIPVYLADMDKPEEKILESKFKDVWQIILALKCQDDSLLQTIDLLRVNLGIDQRQTGGKSGLEKIIFDLPNKISKNFANSIQTLLIRNTSDDWLEKFGEYKSFVDTNNLMIANRDPAFLNWVKDQRKFKNKGFLSKDRINLLDSINFNWKPDEENWENKLKQLKEFKLKHGHVIPPHRSEVGRWLHGQKKLYKNGKLPKKYINLLNNLNINWDIKISEGWDSNFEKLKLFKLEHGHSNPPKEHSLYLWTMSERSRSKGKNYPKKRLELLRDIGFVFDLRKDYFNQKIKDLKEFKLKYGHANPPQSDEALGKWVNRLRNDYKKNKLLQSEINLLEELGFVFDTQKEFLNRKIKDLREFQSSNGNTFPPKYSPLGKWVTRRRLDYKNGKLSKEIKNLLESIRGWVWEEKKSHEFPKRK, encoded by the coding sequence TTTTATGCTTCCTTAGATCCTGATATTGGGATTAGAGGAAAGCAATTTGAAAAATTCGTTAAATGGTTTCTTAAGACTGATCCGACATGGGCAAGTCAAATAGATGAAGTGTGGTTATGGAATGATTATCCAAAGAGATGGGGTGCTGATTGCGGAATAGATTTAATCTTTACTCAAAAGAATGGGAAGACCTGGGCAGTTCAATCAAAATGTGTTTCACCAAATAATGATATTAAGAAATCTGAAATAGATAGTTTTTTAAGTGAATCGAGTGACTCGAAAATTGATGGAAGATTATTAATCGCAAGTACTGATGGAATTGGAAAGAATGCTCAACAGGTAATTAATCGTCAAGAAAAGCAAGTTGTCTGTTTTTTATTAGAACAGTTCAGACAATCTGAAATTGAATTTCCTTCATCAATGGAAGACCTTAATCAAGGTAAAAGAAAAAAGAAAAAGACTCCTAGACCACATCAAATCGAAGCAATTGAAAAAGTTTCTGAAAGATTAAAAACTGCTGATCGTGGTCAAGTTCTAATGGCATGTGGAACTGGTAAAACTCTTACATCTTTATGGATTAAAGAAAAAATGAAAGCGAAACAAGTTTTAGTTTTAGTTCCATCTTTAAGTCTTCTTTCTCAAACTCTGAAAGAATGGAATTCTGAAGCAAATCATGACTTTAAGTGGATTTGTGTTTGCTCTGATAAATCAGTTGCAAAAGATAAAAAGGAAGACGAATGGATTTCAAATACGTCAGAAATTGGGGTTCCAGTTACAAATGATCCATTAGAAATTAAACTTTTTTTAGATGAAAGTAGTCCTAAAGTTGTTTTCTCAACTTATCAATCTGCACAATTGATAGTAGAAGCACAAGAGCATCATGACACCGATGATTTTGATCTCGTAATTGCAGATGAAGCACATCGTTGTGCAGGAAAAGTATCTGATTCTTTTGGTTCAGTATTAGATGAAAGAAAAATAAAAGCATCAAAAAGATTATTCTTTACTGCTACTCCAAGAATTCTCTCAAAACAAATTAAAACACAAGCAAAAATTAATGAGATTTCAGTTATTTCAATGGATGATAAATCTTTATTTGGAGATATTTTTTATCAACTTAATTTCTCAAAAGCAATTGAAAAGAAACTTTTATCTGATTATCAAGTTGTAGTGGTTGGAGTTGATGATCCTATGGTTCATGAAAAAATAAACAATCGAGACTTGGTTACAATACCTGATGAATTAAATACTGACGCAGAGACTCTTGCAAGTCATATTGCACTTGCAAAAGCAACAAAAGATCATAAGTTAAATAGATTAATTACTTTTCATAGTCGAATCAATAGTGCTAGAGAATTTGCACATCAGCATAATAAAATCATCAATTGGTTATCACAATTTGAAAATTTTCAAAGTAATAATTTTATTACGAATATTTCGGGAGATATGCCCGCAAAAGAGAGAAATAAACGTATTAACAAATTAAAAAATATAGATGGAAATGAATTAGGAATTTTATGTAATGCAAGGTGCTTATCAGAGGGTGTTGATGTTCCTAATCTTGATGGAATTGCTTTTATTGATCCCAGAAAAAGTCAAATTGATATTATTCAAGCAGTTGGCAGGGCAATTCGGAAAAGTGAAGACAAATCAATTGGAACTATCGTCATACCAGTTTATCTTGCAGATATGGATAAACCAGAAGAAAAAATACTTGAATCAAAATTTAAGGATGTTTGGCAAATAATTCTTGCTCTTAAATGTCAAGATGATTCTCTTCTCCAAACAATTGATCTATTACGAGTAAATTTAGGAATCGATCAAAGACAAACAGGAGGTAAAAGTGGTTTAGAAAAAATTATTTTTGATCTACCTAACAAAATTAGTAAAAATTTTGCTAATTCTATTCAAACTTTATTAATAAGAAATACTTCCGATGATTGGTTAGAAAAATTTGGAGAATATAAGTCTTTTGTAGATACTAATAATCTCATGATTGCTAATAGAGATCCTGCTTTTTTGAATTGGGTCAAAGATCAAAGAAAATTTAAAAATAAGGGTTTTTTATCCAAAGATCGAATCAATCTTTTAGACAGTATAAATTTTAATTGGAAACCAGATGAAGAGAACTGGGAGAATAAGTTAAAGCAATTAAAAGAGTTTAAATTAAAACATGGGCATGTTATTCCACCCCATAGGAGTGAAGTTGGTAGATGGTTACATGGTCAAAAAAAATTATATAAGAACGGAAAATTGCCAAAAAAATATATAAATCTCTTAAATAATTTGAATATTAATTGGGATATCAAAATTTCTGAAGGATGGGATTCAAATTTCGAAAAATTAAAACTATTCAAGTTAGAGCATGGTCACTCTAATCCACCAAAAGAACATTCACTATATCTTTGGACAATGTCAGAAAGAAGCAGAAGTAAAGGTAAAAATTATCCAAAAAAACGTTTGGAATTACTTAGAGATATTGGTTTTGTTTTTGACCTTAGGAAAGACTATTTCAATCAAAAGATTAAGGATTTAAAAGAATTTAAACTTAAATATGGTCATGCAAACCCTCCTCAGAGTGACGAGGCACTTGGAAAGTGGGTAAATCGTTTGAGGAACGATTATAAAAAAAATAAATTATTGCAATCTGAAATTAATCTTTTAGAGGAATTAGGATTTGTTTTTGATACCCAAAAAGAATTTTTAAATCGCAAAATTAAAGATTTAAGAGAATTTCAGTCAAGTAATGGTAATACATTTCCGCCAAAATATAGTCCTCTAGGGAAGTGGGTTACAAGACGAAGATTAGATTATAAAAATGGGAAATTATCTAAAGAGATAAAAAATCTATTAGAGAGTATTAGAGGATGGGTTTGGGAAGAAAAAAAATCTCACGAATTCCCTAAAAGAAAATAA